The nucleotide sequence CCAAAAACACCATTGCGAATGTCGATAATGCAAATGTTGGCAATCCGGGAGCTCCAGATTTCCAAGCGACGTAGCCAGCCCCACTGACAAATAGACCAATAGTCGTCATTATTGCCCTCTTTTTAAGAGGTATCTCTGATGTATCTGGCAGATTGAATTGTTTAAATGCTGAATATCCCACCACAGCACCAATTAGAGAACCCTCAACTATTGAAAATGTTTCGTTGGCATACCCAACACTCCTTGATATTACAGGGAGCAGAAGGCTTAGAATAATCCCTAACAGAGCAACTTTTGGCGTGTATTTGATTTTTTCCTTTAGATACACCCCAATGAAAATAACTGCTGTTCCCAGCAGAATTCCGCCAAATATATCTCTCCAATAGTGGACTCCTAAAACTATTCTAGAAAGCGAAATTAGGACTATCATGGCCAAGCAGAAAAAGTGAACTCCAATGCTCTTTTTTGTATAGGCAAAGTATCCGAATACCATACTTGAGCCTTGAGCATGCCCGCTTGGAAAGCCATATCCTCTGGCTTCAACTATTCTGTAACTCTCGGGAGGTCTCGGCAGCTTGAAGAAATTTTTAAGGAACAGA is from Thermococcus paralvinellae and encodes:
- a CDS encoding phosphatase PAP2 family protein, whose protein sequence is MRRLDKALLAVSIFLMLSSVLATHFQVYAFWKAITFFGDEKFYMVLIPVIYLGYSSSYGIALFIPFIFGMWINLFLKNFFKLPRPPESYRIVEARGYGFPSGHAQGSSMVFGYFAYTKKSIGVHFFCLAMIVLISLSRIVLGVHYWRDIFGGILLGTAVIFIGVYLKEKIKYTPKVALLGIILSLLLPVISRSVGYANETFSIVEGSLIGAVVGYSAFKQFNLPDTSEIPLKKRAIMTTIGLFVSGAGYVAWKSGAPGLPTFALSTFAMVFLVPWTFLRLFDRYKMNNNI